From the genome of Nodosilinea sp. PGN35, one region includes:
- a CDS encoding prephenate/arogenate dehydrogenase has translation MERIAIVGLGLIGGSLGLDLTRYGHPVVGIARRAETAEEALAMGAVTEAGTELALVTGADVVFICTPIDAVVATAAAIAPYLSTGAVMTDVASVKGELVPSLEALWPGFVGGHPMAGKAEAGLAVAEAGLFQGRPYVLTPTERTVPEALERVRAIAASLGANLCQCHPDQHDRAVAWISHLPVMVSSSLILACQGESDPAILALAQTLASSGFQDTSRVGGGVPELGTLMARHNRTALLDALTQYQHQLEQLKTLIATEDWDAVHTTLTHSQTARSVYLHHRQR, from the coding sequence ATGGAACGCATTGCCATTGTTGGCCTGGGCTTAATCGGCGGCTCGCTGGGGCTCGATCTGACCCGGTACGGTCATCCGGTCGTGGGCATTGCCCGGCGAGCAGAAACGGCTGAAGAGGCTCTGGCGATGGGAGCCGTCACCGAGGCCGGGACTGAGCTGGCGCTGGTGACAGGGGCCGATGTGGTGTTTATCTGTACCCCGATTGATGCTGTGGTGGCGACGGCGGCAGCGATCGCTCCCTACCTATCCACAGGAGCAGTAATGACCGATGTAGCCTCGGTGAAGGGAGAGCTGGTGCCCAGCTTAGAGGCGCTGTGGCCCGGCTTTGTGGGCGGTCACCCCATGGCGGGCAAGGCCGAGGCGGGGCTGGCGGTGGCCGAGGCCGGGCTGTTTCAGGGCCGTCCCTACGTGCTCACACCGACAGAACGGACAGTACCAGAGGCGCTGGAGCGGGTGAGGGCGATCGCCGCCTCCCTCGGAGCCAACCTCTGCCAGTGCCACCCCGACCAGCACGATCGCGCCGTCGCCTGGATCTCGCACCTGCCAGTGATGGTCAGCAGCAGCCTGATTCTCGCCTGCCAGGGAGAATCTGACCCCGCCATTCTGGCGCTGGCTCAAACCTTAGCCAGCTCCGGCTTTCAAGACACCAGCCGGGTGGGCGGCGGCGTGCCGGAGCTGGGCACCCTCATGGCTCGCCACAACCGCACGGCACTGCTAGATGCCCTGACCCAGTACCAGCACCAGCTAGAACAGCTCAAAACCCTGATTGCTACCGAAGATTGGGACGCTGTACACACTACCCTAACCCATTCCCAAACCGCCCGATCTGTCTATCTCCATCACAGACAGAGATAA